From Candidatus Eisenbacteria bacterium:
CCACGGGCCTTCGCGCGCGCGAGGCCCGTCGCGACCGGGCAGTCGAGGAGGAACGTGAGCCACGGGGTGACGTCCGTGCGCGCGTGGGCGTCGAGCGCCCGTACGAGATCGAGGTCGAGACCCCGCGCATAGCCCTGATACGCGATCGTGGAATCGGAGAAGCGGTCGCAGACGACGATCGTCCCGGCCGCCAGCGCCGGCCGGATCACCTCCGCCACGTGCTGGGCACGGTCCGCGCAGTAGAGCAGCAGCTCGGCGAGCGGCACGAGCGGCGTCGCCTCGTCGCCGAGCAGGAGGCGGCGCATCGCCGCGCCCGCGGCCGTACCGCCCGGCTCGCGCGTCTCCAGGACCGTTCGCCCGCCACGACGGAGGTGTGCCGCCAGGGTGCGCGCGTGCGTCGACTTTCCGGAGCCTTCGATGCCTTCGAATGTGATGAGGAGCGACACGGGCAGGGTGGCTGTAGCCCGGCCGCTCGGCGCGCTGCAAGCTGCGCTACTCCGGAAACTCGCGACCCATCACCAGGCCGATGCCGCGCAGGAGCCGCCGCGGCGTCACCGGCTTGGTGAGATAGTAGTCGGCACCGAACTTGTAGCCCGCCAGGACGTCGTCGTCGCCCTTCCTGGCCGTTACGATCACGACGGGCGTCGATGCGAGCTGCGGGTTGGCGCGGATGCGATCGAGCACCTCCATACCGTCCATGGTGGGCATGCTCACGTCGAGCAGGACGACGTCCGGGCGCCGGCGCTCGAGCATGGCCAACGCGGTCTCGCCGTTGGTCGCGGCCTCGACCGCAAAACCGCGCGTCGCGAGGAGGTCCGACATCGACCGTACCGATTCGTCGTCGCTGTCGATGATGAGGATGCTCGGCACGGTCAGATGTCCTGCATTCCGACGGCCCGCGCGCGCCGCGGAAGCGGTACGAGGGCCTCGGCCGCGCCGAGCGCAGCGACGTCGTGCCGGACGGTGACGGTGCCGGCGACGTCGAGCGCGGGCGCGCCCGCGGCGGCGCCGAGCCAGAGAGTCCCCGCCAGGTCGAACCTGGCGCCGCTCGCGACCACCAGACCGCCCCCCGCGACCACGACACCACTAAAGGAGAAGTTTGCTCGGATGTCCAGGCGACCCTGCACGACCAGCACGCCGGCCCCCGCGCCGCCGACGTCGAGGACGAGATCACCGGACGCGAGCGTCACCGTCGCCGGTGCGGGCGGAGGGCTCGACACGAAGATGGGCGCGGCGCCCAGAGCGACCATGCGAGCCTCGAGCTCGGCGAATGGCGGGGCCGGCGCGTAGAGCGGCGCGCCGGTTCCGGCGGCCGACGACACACCGGGTACGGCGACGAGCCACGCGTCGATGACGCTCGCGTCGGCGGGACCCGCGATGCCGGCGAGCGCCGGAGCATCGGGTCGGGCGGGATCGTTCGCATCGAGCGCGAGCGTCCCCGTGACGCTGCCCAGTCGGGTGGGGTCCGTGATCCACACGAGGCTCTGCGCGCCGATGCCTGCGGCTCGGCCCATCGTCGCGCGCAGCGCCCGGGCGCCGCCCGCCGCGGAGGCGGCGACGTCGAGGGTTGGACGAGCGGCATCGAGGGGACCGGGGCGCAGATTCGCGGTGCACCCGGCGGGCGCCGGGACCGCGCCGTCGTCGGCCGTGCCGAGCACGCCGTCGGCGCCGGCCAGGGCAGGCCGGAAGTCCCAACCCGCGGGCAGCACGGAGACGACGCGCGCGAGGCACGCGTCGGCTGCGGCCAGCGCCGCCGCGGCGACGCGGCGATGGCGTCCGATCACGAGCTCCGTTCGCGTCACCTCGGCGAGGCCGGC
This genomic window contains:
- the tmk gene encoding dTMP kinase, encoding MSLLITFEGIEGSGKSTHARTLAAHLRRGGRTVLETREPGGTAAGAAMRRLLLGDEATPLVPLAELLLYCADRAQHVAEVIRPALAAGTIVVCDRFSDSTIAYQGYARGLDLDLVRALDAHARTDVTPWLTFLLDCPVATGLARAKARGTPGDRFEREAARFHERIRDGFRHLAAAEPDRIVVVDSTADARSVDHQIATETDRRLERA
- a CDS encoding response regulator; the encoded protein is MPSILIIDSDDESVRSMSDLLATRGFAVEAATNGETALAMLERRRPDVVLLDVSMPTMDGMEVLDRIRANPQLASTPVVIVTARKGDDDVLAGYKFGADYYLTKPVTPRRLLRGIGLVMGREFPE